The Biomphalaria glabrata chromosome 13, xgBioGlab47.1, whole genome shotgun sequence sequence CCACCTTACTAGTACATGTTACACTTATCGAGCAACCTTTAGACCCAAGGAATCTCAAACCGTTGTACAAAGGTACCACCTAAGTTAGTATCTTCGTTACATTTACAGCAATACTTGACAAAAGATGAAGAACTTCGGTAACTTACAACTAGACATCAAGTAGAATGTAGTCCAATATATTCAGATAGAAAACCAACTCTCTTTCCTGGACATAGGGTAAAGTGCTTTTCAAGGTATATTGTCAAGCTAACCGCTGACTTAGACTTTGGACCTCACGGCTGGTCGGAATAGttggtgtttgtttgttttttcaaggcAAAGCGGTTCGTTCACACGTCAGGCAGATAACAGCAAGGTGAAGGCTGTAAGCTAAGAGTGGGCTGGGTATGTAGATAAATAGACAGGAGGCCCAGGAAGTTTGTCACTTAAGTGTTGAGAATTAAACAGCGACACTGGTTGTTGACATTTGATTGACATTATTTATGTACAGAGCTCACACCATGGCAGACAGCAACAGCATACCAGGTAAGTAGTGTTAGgtcaacattttgtttgtcaTTAAAGTAAGTCGCGTAACTTTTGCTTATTAATTTCAATTGGCCACATAAATATCAAAGGTCAGGCTGCCCCAGTCAGTTCTTTGTAGAATTACCTACTATgtcttttttcatttaagtgAGCCAAATTGCTGAGGACATGACCTATTTAGTGTCGGTCTTAGTTATATATTTACTAGCATCCTTTGAGTATAGACTTTTAAAACTACCCTCACCTCTCCTAGTAATATTcttcttatgaaatacagacgtaacttcaaaaaagaagagtaGTCTCAAGTTTGCAGAGTCGTAGTTAGTAGtaccagtatttaaaaaatgcgaGTCCCACTTATAAACCTTAGGGACTCACGAGTTTGACATGTTGCCTAATTATAGAGAATGGCTGCTGGTCATTAAAAGATTATGAAACATTGGTACCCTTACCAGATATCTAAAGGCGATCACAGAACAGGTCTGCAGAATTCGtccgcgaaaaaaaaagagcacttATAATCATGTTTCAATTTAACGCAGAATATTTGATGTACATTGACAAATTGATACCTAGGTCTACATCCCATTTTCCACAATCACGTGAATGTAAGAATAAGTCGCATTTAGTTGCGCACTAATTATAGACCAGGTTGAGAAACATTAATCTAGTCTCAAGGTTTGTCTACTATAAATTATGTGGACATTCTCAACCACGTAGCctacaaatgaatgaaaccattttttttattactaacaATGGCTTTGCTTATCTTACAGGAGAGTCTGTGGTATATCCCAGACCACCGTCCTCTTTTCCAGACATGGTCATCAATCTGGTCAAAAAGGCGCTCTTATTGGTTGTTAGGTGAGTATTTACTTAATAGACATAGGAGTCTAGGAGAAAGGAAACTTAACTCCTACATCGACCTCGTCCAAGTATAAACTATTAAACCAAACGTAGGGCGACGAAACAAATCAAACACATTGTAACACATGCTTGTGCTAATTACCCCGATTTGTAGAGAAAAAATATTAGTTGTAAGATATGATAATTGTCACAAATTGACACAAATATAATAACACGTAATTTTTATCTTCCATTATGCATCCCCATCTGTCCTTAGACTTTCGTGGTAGGGATGCTCTGACATgtcgcgtaaccaaatccctccacttttcccggccAGCACCTGTTCTTAGAAGGATATCAAAGGAGGCTGGTCCATTCTTGTATATTGTCCAGCCAACTGTCCTTTGGAGGACTCTTTCTTCGTGATCACTGTGGCTTGAAGGAGgacattgattcatgtcttacaataatttgataatgaattattaaaaataatgttatagaaaataaaatagaaaacaaaattaggcGATGTAGGCCTCTATGACTTCTAGAATTAACAAAGGCATAAATACTATACTAtgtggcgcggtggctgagtggttaagcgcttggcttccgaacctgaggtcctgggttagaatctcggtgaagactgggattttaaattttggaatttttagggcgcccctgagtccacccaactctaatgggtacttgactttagttgggaacagtaaaggcggttggtcgttgtgctggccacatgataccctgctcgttagcctttggccatagaaacagatgacctttacatcatctttacATCAAGGTCTCAAagaggaaactttacttttaactttaaatacTATACCATTTTCTAAGCTCTCATTACAGatataaagaatataaaaaataatctacTCTTAATACATTCCTCTCAGAACCAAGATGTGTAACTAAGAACATTTTTATAAGcttatttttaaagaagatggttcttggtttattttgggttttactaattaattgttatttCCAACTTGTTTCAGATTCTATGTTTTGGCGGCTTTATGGATTTACCATTGGCTGAAAAAGATCTTCACAAGAGCTCTTCAGCCTTTGGAGCCAGTTTTCCAGCAGGTCAAGAAAGTCCCAAAGAAAGACATTAGTGCTGAAGGAATCTTTTACCAGACGCTGAGACTTCAGTTCCTGCTCTTTCTGTACATAACACCTTTCATACTAAGTGCTTTCCACTACCTGGCCCAACCTCTGGTTTGGCTCAGAGACTGGTTATTTGCTTTTGTTGAAGAAGACGAGAAATATTCCAAAAAGTCCACAGAGGAATGATGTCTTTGCTCAATGCACCGTGTTTTTTTCCCCCGCATATTCATTGATGAATGGACATCAAAAACAAAAGGGCAGTTGTATTGTAGATGTATTATAAATTGCTGGAGGCCATACTATAAGTCGACCTGTGCATAGATATATCAGTTAAACTGCCACATAGAAAGAATGTATGACAGTAATTTATTGTGGTGATTATATGTTGTTATAAAGCTgcaaagaactgcacatttatcAGCCTACATTTTATACACACTGGTGAAGTTGTAGAACTCTCTTACAGTATCACTAGATCtagcaattatattttttttctaaaactttgATTCCCGTGATATCTCTTGAAATTTTTGGCCATCTAAATTTATTACCACGTCATGAGAGTCAAACTTTGTCAATTATATTCTTTAATTCAAGCATCCGTCCagtgtatactttttttttaaatttagattgcCGTACAGAAATCAAAGTTTTAGAAAGAATAATTTACGTGTGTTGTCTCCCTTTGATGACAGaggccattaaaaaaaaaacaacttctttcCATAAACTCACTCAATATTTTGTGACAACGACTTTCACCCAAGTCTTATCACCTGGTCTTAACTCCCGGGTAGACGTCCTTGTAAAACTCTTTCGCTTTCGTTGCGTTCACCAGAGCGTTGAAACACGGGCCAGTTTATATCATGGCGACATCATTATGACAAATAGATAAGACTAAATCTCGTGTATAAAATGTAGGTCTACGTTGTTTATACGTAAAGCGGTATATCAAGGTATGGCTCTTATCAATTTAATCAATGTGTGATGTTTGCACTAGCGTAgcttgctttttaaaaaaaaaacacactatttGATAACTTTATTGAACATTAACTTAAGCTTACAACCCCCTTCCAAAACAGGAACCGAATTTTTGCTATTAAATAACTCGATAAAATTTGATCACATAATGTACAAGCAGTCACTAATTCATTTATTCAACGATTCAGTTGAGCATGTGAGTTACATTGCTGCATAGTGGACATCTTTATCCATGGCCTGAAAgactcgtgtgtgtgtgtgtgtgtgtgtgtgtgttttggtgtAACTGGTTCATCCGACTTGACAACAATAACATTTTAtcatatgtaaatatatttagatcttgCATTTTATATTAAGAATGACTTAGCGAGTGACGAATGATATGTGTTGGAAGATTATTAGATGatgacaaaaaagaaaacaataaatctAACGTGTACATAGCACAGGAACAcacgtttctttttcttcttcctaTTGAACATGAAAGCTACGACCAGGCTGAAATGAAGACAACACACTCACGAAAAGAAACATTCAATAACGATGTGTTTAAAGTGCCAACTAGAAATGTAATGGCTCTGTGAGATTGTGTGACTGTATCTCTATTC is a genomic window containing:
- the LOC106077705 gene encoding uncharacterized protein LOC106077705; translation: MYRAHTMADSNSIPGESVVYPRPPSSFPDMVINLVKKALLLVVRFYVLAALWIYHWLKKIFTRALQPLEPVFQQVKKVPKKDISAEGIFYQTLRLQFLLFLYITPFILSAFHYLAQPLVWLRDWLFAFVEEDEKYSKKSTEE